One window of the Desulfofalx alkaliphila DSM 12257 genome contains the following:
- the tyrS gene encoding tyrosine--tRNA ligase: protein MSFIEQDLEKQLEVIRRGVAEIIPEEELVEKLKESIKNNKPLKVKLGLDPTAPDIHLGHTVVLQKLRQFQDLGHSVIIILGDYTGRIGDPSGKSETRKQLTEEEVLFNAQTYEKQIFKVLDKEKTRVVFNSQWLAPLTFKEVLTLSAKYTVARMLERDDFQKRFTANLPISIHEFFYPLMQGYDSVALEADIELGGTDQKFNLLMGRHLQKEYGQQPQIAITMPILEGLDGVNKMSKSLGNYIGIDEPANEMYGKTMSIPDDLMVRYFELVTRVPLEEVRQIEASLKEGSAHPRDIKMRLGREIVTIYHGAEAARRAEEAFVKVFQQRNLPDDIPEFKITDEMMEEGQVVLPKLLLAANMVASTSEARRLVKQRAVRIDGETVTDANLRFNVDKEMIINVGKRKFAKILPQ, encoded by the coding sequence GTGTCCTTTATAGAGCAGGATTTAGAAAAACAACTGGAAGTAATCCGGCGCGGTGTCGCTGAAATTATACCGGAAGAAGAATTGGTTGAGAAATTAAAGGAATCGATTAAAAACAATAAACCCTTAAAGGTAAAGCTGGGGCTTGACCCCACTGCCCCGGATATTCACCTGGGTCACACGGTGGTGCTGCAAAAGCTTCGCCAATTTCAGGATTTAGGACACAGCGTAATTATTATATTAGGTGATTACACCGGGCGCATTGGCGACCCCAGCGGTAAATCAGAAACAAGAAAACAACTCACCGAAGAAGAAGTGTTATTTAATGCTCAAACCTATGAGAAACAAATATTTAAGGTGCTGGATAAGGAAAAGACCAGGGTGGTGTTTAACAGCCAGTGGCTGGCGCCCTTGACCTTTAAAGAGGTGCTCACCCTTTCGGCTAAGTATACCGTGGCCCGAATGCTTGAACGGGATGATTTTCAAAAACGATTTACAGCAAACCTGCCAATCAGTATACACGAGTTTTTCTACCCCCTAATGCAGGGGTATGATTCAGTGGCGCTGGAAGCTGATATAGAACTTGGCGGCACCGACCAAAAATTCAACCTATTGATGGGTCGTCATTTGCAAAAAGAATATGGCCAACAACCGCAAATAGCCATAACAATGCCGATATTAGAAGGGCTGGACGGTGTTAACAAAATGAGCAAAAGCCTGGGTAATTATATCGGTATTGATGAACCGGCCAACGAAATGTACGGCAAGACAATGTCTATTCCGGATGACTTGATGGTCCGCTATTTTGAATTGGTAACCCGGGTACCCCTGGAGGAAGTACGTCAAATAGAGGCGTCCCTAAAAGAGGGCAGTGCCCATCCCAGGGATATTAAAATGCGATTGGGTAGAGAGATCGTTACTATCTACCACGGAGCAGAGGCTGCCCGTAGGGCTGAGGAGGCATTTGTAAAGGTATTTCAGCAGCGAAACCTGCCTGATGATATACCCGAGTTTAAAATTACCGATGAAATGATGGAGGAGGGGCAGGTGGTTTTACCTAAGCTTTTGTTGGCCGCCAACATGGTTGCCAGCACAAGTGAAGCCAGAAGGCTTGTAAAACAGCGGGCAGTAAGAATTGACGGGGAAACGGTTACAGATGCCAACCTGCGCTTTAATGTTGATAAGGAAATGATTATTAATGTAGGAAAACGAAAATTTGCAAAAATATTACCCCAATAA
- the yunB gene encoding sporulation protein YunB, with protein sequence MFKKRRHISSTAFFLFLMFVSILFIYLIVDRNLRPTILGIAEAQAKLIVSEAVSVAVQQKVAEEKVRYQDLVTVHKDANGKIVMMQANTVTINQISTDLTIEVVKALRQIELNELKISLGQALGSHFLANYGPRINVSVLPVGSVKVLVSDSFSAEGINQTRHQIKLDLNTDVKIVIPLYEKDITVHTVVPLTESIIVGDVPETWVSIPGGIIGGIGGEALLGSQ encoded by the coding sequence ATGTTTAAAAAAAGGCGTCACATCTCAAGCACAGCCTTTTTTCTGTTTTTAATGTTTGTATCAATTCTATTTATATACTTGATAGTTGATAGAAATTTACGCCCCACCATTTTAGGCATTGCCGAAGCACAGGCTAAGTTGATTGTCAGTGAAGCGGTGAGTGTGGCGGTGCAGCAAAAGGTGGCGGAGGAGAAGGTCAGATATCAAGACTTGGTCACTGTGCACAAGGATGCCAATGGTAAGATAGTAATGATGCAAGCCAACACTGTAACAATTAATCAAATTTCCACCGATCTTACCATTGAAGTTGTCAAAGCTCTGAGACAAATCGAATTGAATGAGTTAAAAATTTCATTGGGTCAAGCCCTGGGCAGTCACTTTTTAGCTAACTATGGTCCACGAATTAATGTCAGTGTGCTGCCGGTGGGCAGCGTTAAGGTGCTGGTTTCAGACTCCTTTAGCGCCGAGGGAATCAACCAAACAAGACATCAAATTAAGCTGGACTTAAATACAGATGTAAAAATTGTAATCCCCCTTTATGAAAAAGATATCACTGTACATACTGTTGTACCCCTTACCGAAAGCATTATAGTGGGAGATGTGCCCGAAACCTGGGTTAGCATCCCCGGTGGCATAATAGGCGGCATAGGGGGAGAGGCCTTGCTGGGGAGCCAATAA
- a CDS encoding MetS family NSS transporter small subunit has product MTTSAVVMMVFAMILMWGGAAICIGIATKNRDK; this is encoded by the coding sequence ATGACTACCAGCGCAGTTGTAATGATGGTTTTTGCTATGATACTAATGTGGGGCGGAGCGGCCATATGTATTGGTATCGCAACTAAGAACCGCGACAAATAA
- a CDS encoding sodium-dependent transporter → MAQREQWGTRAGFVLAAVGSAVGLGNIWRFPYVAYENGGGAFFISYLFALLTAGIPILILEFGLGHKFRGSAPLTFAKINRKWEWLGWWQVLVCFFIAVYYVIIVAWAISYVAFSVSGAWGSDPGGFFFGSYLGLTDSPFDLGGLKTGILIPLIIAWGITFAALYGGVKGGIEKINRILMPTLFVLIILITVRGITLPGALDGLNYLFQPDFSKLLDFRIWTAAYGQVFFSLSICFAIMIAYSSYLPKKSDCVNNGFITGFLDSSFSLLAGIAVFGILGHMAYAQGVGLEEVVASGVGLAFVTIPTAISTLGSFAPIFGILFFLSLTFAGISSLISINEAAISSFMDKFNMARKKAVVIYVAVAATCSLIFATGAGLYILDILDYFVNNFGIVFAGLIQVILVGWFFNLKTIQEHVNQVSDFAVGSWWIICIKFVTPAVLGYMAIRNLVGTVSDGYDSYPLNALISFGWLAFGIVIIGGFLLASLKWKDERSLFKGVDK, encoded by the coding sequence GTGGCACAACGCGAACAATGGGGTACCAGGGCAGGCTTTGTTTTAGCTGCCGTAGGTTCCGCCGTGGGCCTGGGAAATATTTGGCGCTTCCCATACGTAGCCTATGAAAACGGCGGCGGTGCATTCTTTATTTCTTATTTATTTGCTCTATTAACAGCAGGTATTCCAATTTTAATTCTTGAATTTGGCTTAGGCCATAAATTCCGTGGTTCTGCACCTCTAACCTTTGCCAAAATTAACCGCAAATGGGAATGGCTTGGTTGGTGGCAGGTACTGGTTTGTTTCTTTATTGCAGTTTATTACGTAATTATTGTTGCATGGGCAATTTCTTATGTAGCCTTTTCTGTATCAGGAGCATGGGGAAGTGACCCAGGCGGGTTCTTCTTTGGCTCTTATCTCGGTTTAACCGACAGTCCCTTTGATCTGGGTGGACTAAAAACCGGTATTCTTATTCCGCTGATAATTGCCTGGGGTATCACATTTGCCGCCCTTTACGGCGGTGTTAAAGGCGGTATTGAAAAAATTAACCGGATACTGATGCCTACACTGTTTGTCTTGATTATTCTGATTACCGTTCGCGGCATCACCCTGCCCGGAGCACTGGACGGCTTAAACTATCTCTTCCAGCCTGATTTCAGCAAGCTATTGGATTTCCGAATTTGGACTGCGGCATACGGTCAAGTGTTCTTTTCTTTAAGTATCTGTTTTGCTATCATGATTGCTTATTCAAGCTACCTACCTAAGAAGTCTGACTGTGTAAACAACGGCTTTATAACCGGTTTCTTAGACAGCAGCTTTAGCTTACTGGCAGGTATTGCAGTATTCGGTATTCTGGGCCACATGGCATATGCCCAGGGCGTAGGTCTTGAAGAAGTTGTGGCTTCCGGTGTCGGTCTGGCCTTTGTAACAATTCCGACAGCCATCAGCACCTTGGGATCCTTTGCACCTATATTTGGCATATTGTTTTTCTTATCCCTTACCTTTGCCGGCATATCTTCGTTAATTTCCATTAACGAGGCCGCCATATCCTCCTTTATGGATAAATTTAATATGGCCCGGAAAAAGGCAGTGGTAATTTATGTTGCTGTTGCCGCCACCTGCAGTCTAATATTTGCAACCGGAGCAGGCCTGTATATACTGGACATTTTAGACTACTTCGTCAACAACTTCGGTATCGTGTTTGCGGGTCTAATTCAGGTTATTTTGGTGGGCTGGTTCTTTAACCTAAAAACTATCCAAGAGCACGTCAATCAAGTTTCCGACTTCGCTGTGGGTTCCTGGTGGATCATCTGCATTAAGTTTGTCACCCCGGCGGTACTTGGTTACATGGCGATACGGAACTTGGTCGGAACTGTCAGCGACGGTTACGACAGTTATCCGCTAAATGCACTGATTTCTTTCGGTTGGCTGGCCTTTGGTATAGTTATTATTGGCGGCTTCCTCCTAGCTTCATTAAAGTGGAAAGACGAAAGGTCTTTATTTAAGGGGGTAGATAAATAA
- a CDS encoding NADH-dependent [FeFe] hydrogenase, group A6, which produces MATVTLTIDNQKVEVEQGTTILEAAKLIGIEIPTLCYMKDINAIGACRICVVEVQGARALQAACVCPVAEGMVVKTNSELVRKSRKLTLELILSDHPAECLTCLRNTNCELQDLAEAFGIKEVRFTRGAAKSATIDDIDDSAPSIVRDPRKCVLCRRCVAVCEKIQGVKAIGPVNRGFETTIAPPFGKQLIDVNCAMCGQCTLVCPTGAIVEKDDTAKVWAALADENKHVVVQTAPAVRVAIAEEFGMEPGTISTGKMVAALRRLGFDKVFDTDFSADLTIMEEGTELIDRVTNGGVLPMITSCSPGWIKYIEHYYPDLLPHLSTCKSPQQMLGALIKAYYPQKAGIAAENIYSVSIMPCTAKKFECQRDEMYDSGYQDVDVVLTTRELARMCRNAGINWDTLPEEDYDDPLGLSTGAAVIFGATGGVMEAALRTAYELITNETLEDINFTAVRGMEGIKEATVKVGDLDVKVAVAHTLGNARKLLDLIRQGKADYHFIEVMCCPGGCIGGGGQPIPTNLEVRLARIAGIYKADEELPLRKSHENPAIKAIYEDYLEKPLGELSHKLLHTHYVPRGVYRKPEGLPEGDSDH; this is translated from the coding sequence ATGGCAACAGTAACCTTGACGATTGATAACCAGAAGGTGGAAGTGGAACAGGGTACCACTATCTTGGAAGCGGCCAAGTTAATTGGCATTGAAATTCCCACCCTCTGCTACATGAAAGACATAAACGCCATCGGTGCCTGCCGCATCTGCGTGGTGGAAGTGCAGGGTGCCCGCGCCCTGCAAGCTGCCTGCGTGTGCCCGGTGGCTGAGGGAATGGTAGTTAAAACCAATTCAGAGCTGGTGCGTAAATCCCGTAAGTTAACCCTTGAGTTAATACTGTCAGATCACCCCGCAGAGTGCCTGACATGTCTAAGAAACACAAATTGTGAACTGCAAGATTTAGCCGAGGCTTTTGGAATAAAAGAAGTTCGCTTTACCCGTGGTGCTGCCAAAAGTGCCACCATTGACGATATTGACGATTCCGCCCCATCCATTGTTCGCGACCCGCGCAAGTGCGTTCTATGCCGCCGTTGCGTAGCTGTGTGCGAAAAGATTCAAGGCGTAAAAGCCATTGGGCCTGTTAATCGTGGTTTTGAAACCACCATTGCACCTCCCTTTGGCAAACAGTTAATTGACGTTAACTGCGCCATGTGCGGACAATGTACACTGGTATGCCCCACCGGCGCCATTGTTGAAAAAGACGATACCGCCAAGGTATGGGCAGCATTGGCAGATGAAAACAAGCACGTGGTGGTGCAAACCGCCCCTGCAGTACGGGTCGCCATAGCAGAGGAATTTGGTATGGAACCCGGTACCATTAGCACAGGCAAAATGGTAGCTGCATTAAGAAGGCTAGGTTTTGATAAAGTCTTTGATACCGACTTCAGTGCCGACCTTACAATTATGGAAGAAGGTACAGAATTAATTGACCGGGTAACTAACGGGGGCGTATTACCCATGATTACCTCATGCAGCCCCGGTTGGATCAAGTATATTGAACACTATTACCCGGACCTACTGCCTCATCTGTCCACCTGTAAGTCTCCGCAGCAAATGCTTGGTGCTTTAATTAAGGCTTATTACCCGCAAAAGGCCGGTATAGCTGCAGAGAATATTTACAGTGTATCTATAATGCCGTGTACTGCTAAGAAGTTTGAGTGCCAGCGGGATGAAATGTACGACAGCGGCTACCAGGATGTGGACGTTGTTCTCACCACCCGTGAGCTGGCCCGGATGTGCCGTAACGCCGGCATCAACTGGGATACCCTACCGGAAGAAGACTACGATGATCCGCTGGGACTCTCCACCGGCGCAGCCGTTATCTTCGGTGCCACCGGCGGTGTGATGGAAGCTGCCCTGCGTACGGCATATGAGTTAATCACTAATGAAACCCTGGAAGACATTAACTTCACAGCTGTTCGCGGTATGGAAGGCATAAAGGAAGCCACCGTTAAGGTTGGTGACCTGGATGTAAAAGTTGCGGTGGCCCATACCTTGGGTAATGCACGCAAGCTATTGGATCTTATCCGCCAAGGCAAGGCAGATTACCACTTCATAGAAGTTATGTGCTGCCCCGGCGGATGTATTGGTGGCGGCGGTCAACCGATACCCACCAACTTAGAAGTAAGGCTGGCCCGTATTGCGGGAATTTACAAAGCGGACGAAGAACTGCCCCTGCGTAAATCCCACGAAAACCCGGCAATTAAGGCCATATATGAGGACTATCTTGAAAAGCCACTGGGCGAGCTTTCACACAAATTGCTGCATACCCACTATGTGCCCCGTGGAGTATATCGCAAGCCCGAAGGTCTGCCTGAAGGCGATAGCGACCACTAA
- a CDS encoding NuoF family protein has product MTFQELENIRKSAKEALAVRLGGAPTDEYKYHVLVCGGTGCHSTGCQAVAEELEKAIADSGLKNSVKLLQTGCMGACQLGPVVMVYPGAYHYCSVQPGDIADIVNDHLKNDKIVERLCYRNAAGELQATLPEMDFFKKQHKISLRNCGLIDPVSFEEYLAVDGFAALAKVLNEMTPQQVIDEIKNSGLRGRGGAGFPTGLKWQFMADQEADQKYVICNGDEGDPGAFMDNAVLTGDPYSVIEAMAICGYATGASKGYAYIRLEYPLAIKNFKKALEVSYEKGMLGKNIMGTDFSFDIEIREGAGAFVCGEETALMASTEGKRGEPRPRPPFPAVSGLFGKPSTINNVETWANICPIILKGAEWYAGIGVGKSKGTKVFALAGKVVNSGLVEVPMGITLREVVEEIGGGIADGKQFKAAQTGGPSGGCIPADHLDASLDYETLASLGSIVGSGGLIVVDESTCMVDLAKFYLGFTQEESCGKCTPCRLGTKRMLEIIERITKGLGREGDIELLEELAYNIKQSALCGLGQTAPNPVLSTLKYYRHEYEAHIKDKTCPVGVCKIRGAKRATS; this is encoded by the coding sequence ATGACATTTCAAGAATTAGAAAATATTAGAAAAAGTGCTAAAGAGGCTCTAGCCGTACGCCTCGGCGGAGCTCCCACCGATGAATATAAATATCACGTATTGGTATGTGGCGGGACAGGCTGCCACTCAACAGGTTGCCAAGCAGTGGCAGAAGAATTAGAAAAAGCAATTGCCGACAGTGGTCTTAAAAATTCGGTTAAGTTATTGCAAACGGGCTGCATGGGGGCATGCCAACTGGGCCCCGTAGTGATGGTGTACCCAGGTGCCTACCATTACTGCAGTGTGCAACCCGGCGACATCGCTGATATTGTAAACGATCACCTTAAAAACGATAAGATTGTTGAACGCCTGTGTTACCGCAATGCTGCCGGTGAGTTACAGGCTACTCTACCGGAAATGGACTTCTTCAAAAAACAACACAAAATTAGTTTGCGCAACTGCGGTCTGATCGATCCGGTTTCCTTTGAAGAATATCTGGCCGTTGACGGTTTTGCAGCCCTGGCCAAGGTCCTAAACGAAATGACACCTCAACAGGTTATTGATGAAATTAAAAACTCCGGTCTGCGCGGACGTGGCGGAGCCGGTTTCCCCACAGGACTAAAATGGCAGTTTATGGCCGACCAAGAGGCAGATCAAAAGTATGTCATTTGTAACGGTGACGAAGGTGACCCGGGTGCATTTATGGACAATGCCGTATTAACCGGCGACCCTTACTCTGTAATTGAAGCCATGGCCATTTGCGGTTATGCAACCGGTGCCAGCAAAGGCTATGCTTATATTCGCTTAGAATATCCACTGGCAATTAAAAACTTTAAGAAAGCTTTAGAAGTCAGCTATGAAAAGGGTATGCTGGGTAAGAACATCATGGGCACCGACTTTAGTTTTGACATCGAAATTCGCGAAGGTGCAGGTGCCTTTGTATGTGGTGAAGAAACTGCCCTAATGGCATCCACCGAAGGCAAGCGCGGTGAACCGAGACCCCGTCCTCCCTTCCCAGCGGTGTCAGGCTTATTTGGAAAGCCCTCAACCATTAATAACGTGGAAACCTGGGCCAACATTTGCCCAATCATTTTAAAAGGCGCTGAATGGTACGCCGGAATAGGCGTAGGTAAGTCTAAGGGCACTAAGGTATTTGCCCTGGCCGGTAAAGTGGTCAACAGCGGCCTGGTAGAAGTGCCAATGGGCATAACCCTGAGAGAAGTTGTTGAGGAAATAGGCGGCGGCATAGCCGACGGCAAACAATTTAAGGCTGCCCAAACCGGAGGTCCCTCCGGCGGCTGTATACCCGCAGACCACCTGGATGCTTCCTTAGATTATGAAACTCTGGCTTCTCTAGGTTCAATTGTAGGTTCCGGCGGTTTAATTGTAGTGGATGAAAGTACCTGCATGGTAGACTTGGCAAAGTTCTACCTTGGATTCACCCAAGAGGAATCCTGCGGTAAGTGTACACCCTGCCGCTTAGGCACTAAGCGGATGTTAGAAATTATTGAGCGCATCACTAAAGGTCTAGGCCGTGAGGGTGATATTGAGTTATTAGAAGAGCTGGCTTACAACATTAAACAATCTGCCCTGTGCGGATTGGGACAAACAGCTCCCAACCCTGTGTTAAGCACTTTGAAGTACTACCGGCATGAGTATGAGGCTCACATTAAGGACAAAACTTGCCCGGTAGGCGTATGTAAAATCAGAGGCGCTAAGAGAGCCACCTCGTAG
- the nuoE gene encoding NADH-quinone oxidoreductase subunit NuoE translates to MGAECNCNCQSEMDKKVDALITENRGNPNNLIVVMAGIQEALGYLPQDVMIRVAEELNVPLTDVYGVATFYAAFTLRPRGRHSINLCLGTACYVKGAPEVQAAIEKELNIKAGDTTEDRRFTFDVVRCLGACGIAPVMTINGEVHPRVTPDKVADVLAKYE, encoded by the coding sequence ATGGGCGCAGAATGCAACTGCAACTGCCAGTCCGAAATGGACAAAAAAGTAGATGCTCTAATTACAGAGAACCGCGGTAACCCTAACAACCTAATAGTGGTTATGGCCGGAATTCAAGAAGCTTTGGGATACCTACCACAAGATGTGATGATTAGGGTTGCTGAAGAATTGAATGTACCACTTACCGATGTGTACGGTGTAGCTACCTTCTACGCTGCTTTTACCCTGCGGCCAAGGGGCAGACATAGCATAAACCTATGTCTGGGAACCGCCTGCTATGTTAAAGGTGCCCCTGAAGTACAAGCAGCCATTGAAAAAGAATTGAATATTAAAGCCGGTGATACCACCGAAGACCGCCGCTTTACCTTTGATGTTGTTCGTTGCTTAGGTGCATGTGGTATTGCTCCGGTTATGACAATAAATGGCGAAGTACATCCTCGGGTGACCCCCGATAAAGTTGCCGATGTACTGGCTAAGTATGAATAA
- the nadE gene encoding NAD(+) synthase produces the protein MLIKDVADKLTKWLETELEESGAKSFIVGLSGGIDSAVVAALCKRVRPNDTYGIIMPCYSNPQDAKDAQLLEDALGINVKTVVLDEVFDVLLSKITDECYEDNITNLTFANIKPRLRMTTLYFYAAKYHGLVVGTSNKTELTVGYFTKYGDGGCDLLPLANLVKEDVFELAKILGVPEPIINKPPSAGLWSGQDDEKEMGITYRELDDYLKTGQAEPRVKKIVDELNRKSEHKRRLPPKPPKF, from the coding sequence TTGTTAATTAAGGATGTGGCGGATAAACTCACAAAATGGCTAGAGACCGAGCTGGAGGAGTCAGGTGCTAAAAGTTTTATAGTGGGATTGAGTGGTGGTATTGACTCTGCCGTGGTAGCTGCGCTGTGTAAAAGGGTGAGGCCAAATGATACTTACGGAATAATTATGCCTTGTTATAGTAATCCACAGGATGCCAAAGATGCCCAACTGCTAGAGGACGCCTTAGGCATCAATGTTAAAACGGTGGTGCTCGATGAGGTTTTTGATGTCTTGCTGTCTAAAATTACCGATGAGTGTTATGAAGACAATATAACCAATTTAACTTTTGCTAACATTAAACCTAGATTGCGGATGACAACACTTTACTTCTATGCTGCAAAATATCATGGACTGGTGGTGGGCACCAGTAATAAAACGGAACTTACAGTGGGTTACTTTACTAAATATGGCGACGGCGGTTGTGATTTACTTCCCTTGGCCAATTTGGTTAAAGAAGATGTTTTTGAATTAGCTAAAATATTAGGTGTGCCTGAACCAATAATTAATAAACCACCGTCTGCCGGTCTATGGAGCGGGCAAGATGATGAAAAAGAAATGGGTATTACCTATAGGGAACTGGATGACTATCTTAAAACAGGACAAGCAGAACCCCGTGTTAAAAAAATCGTGGATGAACTTAATCGCAAGAGCGAACACAAGCGTCGCTTACCCCCAAAACCGCCAAAGTTTTAA
- a CDS encoding YebC/PmpR family DNA-binding transcriptional regulator, with protein MAGHSKWSNIKRKKAKVDAQRGKIFTRLSKEIMLAAKLGGGDPAGNIRLKAAIEKAKEANIPNDNIQRAILKGTGQLSSSGMEEIIYEGYGPGGVAVMMNILTDNRNRTAGEIRHLFSKHGGNLGESGCVSWIFERKGLLVIEKESGVNEDELLLTALEAGAEDVKSEEDVYEIFTAPDDFATVLEQLEQQNIDIAEADITMVPQTTVKLEGEDAEKMIKLMELLEELDDVEDVYANFELEDA; from the coding sequence ATGGCTGGCCATTCAAAGTGGTCTAATATAAAAAGAAAAAAGGCAAAGGTAGATGCTCAAAGGGGTAAAATTTTCACAAGGCTGTCCAAAGAGATAATGTTGGCTGCAAAACTGGGGGGTGGAGACCCTGCGGGAAATATACGTTTAAAGGCTGCCATAGAAAAGGCTAAAGAGGCCAATATACCCAATGATAATATTCAAAGGGCAATATTAAAGGGTACAGGACAATTGAGTAGTTCCGGCATGGAAGAGATAATCTATGAGGGTTATGGCCCCGGCGGTGTGGCCGTAATGATGAATATATTGACCGATAATCGCAATCGGACAGCCGGTGAAATACGTCACCTTTTTTCAAAGCACGGCGGTAACCTGGGTGAGAGCGGCTGTGTTTCTTGGATTTTTGAACGTAAAGGTTTGTTAGTTATTGAGAAAGAAAGTGGCGTCAACGAAGATGAATTGCTGCTCACAGCCCTGGAAGCCGGTGCCGAGGATGTAAAGTCTGAAGAAGATGTGTATGAGATTTTTACGGCGCCGGATGACTTTGCCACAGTCTTAGAACAGTTGGAGCAGCAAAATATAGATATTGCCGAGGCAGATATTACTATGGTGCCCCAAACAACGGTAAAACTAGAAGGTGAAGATGCCGAAAAAATGATTAAGCTAATGGAGCTTTTAGAAGAATTGGATGACGTTGAAGATGTATATGCAAACTTTGAGCTGGAAGATGCATAA
- the ruvC gene encoding crossover junction endodeoxyribonuclease RuvC, producing the protein MIIMGVDPGTAITGYGLVYYSRNRFKLVDCGVIRTQSTLPLYKRLSTLYSDLTALINEFKPQQYAVEELFFNKNTRTALAVGHARGVALLAGAKVGLDVFEYTPLQVKQAVVGHGRAQKHQVQYMVKEILKLPAVPKPDDAADALAVAICHAHFTGAMGRVSL; encoded by the coding sequence ATGATTATAATGGGGGTTGATCCTGGAACAGCCATTACAGGTTATGGACTGGTTTATTATTCTCGCAACAGATTTAAACTGGTTGATTGTGGAGTGATTAGGACCCAATCAACATTACCTCTATATAAACGGTTAAGCACCTTGTACAGCGATTTAACTGCACTGATTAATGAATTTAAGCCCCAGCAGTATGCGGTTGAAGAGCTTTTCTTTAACAAAAATACCCGTACCGCATTGGCGGTGGGCCACGCCAGGGGTGTGGCTTTACTTGCGGGAGCCAAGGTTGGGTTGGATGTATTTGAATATACGCCCTTGCAGGTGAAACAGGCTGTGGTAGGTCATGGGCGTGCCCAAAAACATCAGGTACAGTATATGGTGAAGGAAATACTTAAATTGCCGGCGGTGCCTAAGCCCGATGATGCAGCAGATGCTCTGGCAGTGGCCATTTGTCACGCCCATTTTACCGGTGCCATGGGGAGGGTTTCCCTATGA
- the ruvA gene encoding Holliday junction branch migration protein RuvA translates to MIAFLRGKLAAETIGSVVLDVNGVGYRLLVPNSTSALMPKIGEEVFLYTHLVVRENNMQLYGFSTEDELSTFLALLNVTGVGPKGALSVLSVYRPGEFKSIIDREDIKAIIKVPGVGKKTAQRLILELKDKLADIKPVEQNSQSPGNSLGSLRVDAEFALLALGYKQSEAQEAVLWAAEYQPAPEDTAGLVKLALKYLMTNSGDKR, encoded by the coding sequence ATGATAGCTTTTCTGCGCGGCAAATTGGCTGCTGAAACAATTGGTTCGGTGGTGCTGGATGTAAACGGTGTCGGTTATAGACTGCTGGTGCCTAACAGTACCTCTGCGCTGATGCCAAAGATAGGTGAAGAGGTTTTTTTGTACACTCATTTAGTTGTACGTGAAAATAACATGCAGCTCTATGGCTTTAGTACGGAGGATGAGCTCTCTACATTTTTAGCCCTACTGAATGTTACCGGTGTGGGCCCTAAGGGGGCCTTATCGGTGCTGTCCGTATACCGGCCGGGGGAGTTTAAAAGTATTATTGACCGTGAGGATATAAAGGCAATTATTAAGGTGCCCGGCGTTGGCAAGAAAACGGCACAGCGGCTAATTTTGGAATTAAAAGATAAGCTTGCTGATATTAAACCGGTGGAACAAAATAGCCAGTCACCGGGAAATTCCCTTGGTTCTTTGAGGGTTGATGCAGAATTTGCCTTGTTGGCATTGGGTTATAAACAATCCGAGGCACAAGAGGCGGTGCTGTGGGCGGCAGAATATCAGCCTGCGCCGGAGGATACTGCCGGTTTAGTAAAACTGGCACTTAAATACTTAATGACAAATAGCGGTGATAAAAGATGA